From a region of the Microterricola gilva genome:
- a CDS encoding tyrosine recombinase XerC → MSAGFDAAIERYAIYLRVERGFSPNTERAYRRDLGALAGFAESRGITEANAIDLELLRDWLWEGTEAGLARASIARHAASARGFTAWLARTGEAEHDPGIRLRAPKPGRALPRVVAETQMSEILGGLAARAAAAAPEERPQALRDIAVIELLYASALRVSELVGLDVEAIDMDRLTVRVVGKGGKERVVPFGVPALSALSDYLRTGRPALLRHGAAAPTTALFLGARGGRLGTRAVYSLVARLLAEMPGGGPSGPHALRHTAATHLLDGGADLRAVQELLGHASLGTTQIYTHVSTERLKESYRTAHPRA, encoded by the coding sequence GTGAGCGCCGGTTTCGATGCGGCGATCGAGCGATACGCCATCTACCTCCGCGTCGAGCGGGGCTTCTCGCCCAACACCGAGCGGGCCTATCGTCGCGACCTCGGTGCGCTCGCCGGCTTCGCCGAGAGTCGGGGCATCACGGAGGCGAACGCCATCGATCTGGAGCTGCTGCGGGACTGGCTGTGGGAGGGGACGGAGGCTGGACTGGCCCGCGCGAGCATCGCCAGGCACGCGGCATCGGCCCGCGGATTCACGGCCTGGCTCGCGCGGACCGGCGAGGCCGAGCACGATCCGGGGATCCGGCTGCGGGCGCCCAAGCCCGGCCGTGCCCTGCCACGGGTCGTCGCCGAGACTCAGATGAGCGAGATCCTGGGCGGGCTTGCCGCGCGAGCGGCAGCGGCGGCGCCCGAGGAGCGGCCGCAGGCGCTGCGCGACATCGCCGTGATCGAGCTGCTCTACGCATCGGCGCTGCGAGTCTCCGAGCTCGTCGGACTCGATGTCGAGGCGATCGACATGGACAGGCTCACCGTGCGGGTCGTCGGCAAGGGCGGCAAGGAGCGGGTCGTGCCATTCGGCGTTCCGGCCCTCTCCGCCCTGAGCGACTATCTGCGAACGGGGCGTCCTGCGCTACTGCGGCACGGGGCGGCCGCGCCGACGACGGCGCTGTTCCTCGGCGCACGCGGCGGCCGGCTCGGCACCCGGGCGGTGTACTCGCTGGTCGCTCGGCTCCTCGCCGAGATGCCGGGCGGCGGGCCGTCCGGTCCGCACGCGCTCCGCCACACCGCCGCCACCCACCTGCTCGATGGGGGAGCGGACCTGCGCGCGGTGCAGGAGCTGCTCGGCCACGCCAGCCTCGGCACGACGCAGATCTACACCCACGTCTCGACGGAACGCCTCAAGGAGAGCTACCGCACCGCCCACCCACGGGCCTGA
- a CDS encoding M23 family metallopeptidase, which translates to MTTFGFRLLLRPLCAVAAVLALLAGTVASSAAETGIVDTGTVDAGSDWSWPVAAPRAVLRPFEAPATRYSAGHRGIDIEADAGAEVFAPADGIVHFSGRVIDRSVLSIRHGGDLLSSYEPIDSSLAAGDPVVRGQPIGVVAHGGHCDGGCMHLGVRLHGEYVSPMLLFGGIPRAVLLPLG; encoded by the coding sequence ATGACAACGTTCGGCTTCCGCCTGCTGCTCCGGCCGCTCTGTGCTGTTGCCGCCGTGCTGGCGCTGCTGGCTGGGACCGTCGCGAGCAGCGCTGCGGAGACCGGCATAGTGGATACCGGCACGGTGGATGCCGGCAGCGACTGGAGCTGGCCGGTGGCGGCGCCGCGCGCCGTGCTGCGCCCGTTCGAGGCGCCGGCCACCCGCTACAGCGCCGGCCACCGCGGCATCGACATCGAGGCCGACGCCGGCGCAGAGGTGTTCGCGCCTGCCGACGGCATTGTGCACTTCTCAGGACGCGTCATTGATCGCTCCGTGCTCTCGATCAGGCACGGCGGCGATCTGCTGAGCTCCTACGAACCGATCGACAGCTCGCTCGCCGCCGGCGACCCGGTTGTGCGGGGGCAGCCCATCGGCGTCGTCGCGCACGGCGGGCATTGCGACGGCGGCTGCATGCACCTCGGGGTGCGTCTGCACGGCGAGTACGTGTCGCCGATGCTGCTCTTCGGCGGTATCCCCCGCGCCGTGCTGTTGCCGCTCGGCTGA